A single genomic interval of Lewinellaceae bacterium harbors:
- a CDS encoding SCO family protein — protein MKWFLPILMIATILSGCKQEEKRLPILSNGKEVDGKMVYSQIPDFSFIGQDSNRVTNATFAGKAYVADFFFTSCPTICPIMTRNMLKIYERFQDSTGLLLLSHTIDPRRDSVGRLAQYARNLGVRSDKWFFVTGNKNEIYEIADDYFNVVIEDPTLPTGFDHSGRLVLVDPQRHIRAYCQGTDSVAVRKFMVDIETLLHEI, from the coding sequence ATGAAATGGTTCTTGCCAATTTTGATGATTGCGACAATTTTATCCGGTTGTAAACAGGAGGAAAAACGGCTGCCCATCCTCAGCAATGGCAAGGAAGTAGATGGAAAGATGGTGTACAGCCAAATCCCGGACTTCTCCTTCATCGGACAGGACAGCAACCGCGTTACCAACGCCACTTTTGCCGGCAAAGCTTACGTGGCGGATTTTTTCTTCACCTCCTGCCCGACCATCTGCCCGATAATGACCAGAAACATGCTCAAAATTTACGAGCGGTTTCAGGACAGCACCGGGCTACTGCTCCTTTCTCACACCATCGACCCCCGGCGGGATTCCGTCGGCCGCCTGGCTCAATATGCCCGAAACCTGGGCGTGCGTTCCGATAAGTGGTTTTTCGTCACCGGCAACAAAAACGAGATTTACGAAATAGCCGACGATTACTTCAATGTGGTCATCGAAGACCCTACCCTGCCCACTGGATTTGACCACAGCGGCCGCCTGGTATTGGTAGACCCCCAACGCCACATCCGCGCTTATTGCCAGGGAACGGATAGTGTGGCCGTCAGGAAATTTATGGTAGATATAGAAACGCTATTGCATGAAATCTAA
- a CDS encoding choice-of-anchor L domain-containing protein produces the protein MNKIPKLFFLLIGLPICLLAQPANDDCNAPIHLGVAPACPDSVFFSNVNATASNTGTGAPPFCFNGGAVENDIWFTFTASDTIYDYTITLAGMADGSGAAIVNPQIALYRGDCAGGLAELACASAQAGAKEVELNVEGLTPSITYFLRINDYSPSLTPNWGAFQLCVSEKQPVYTIDEGSSTACSGVLYDSGGPDGDYSNNENHTFTICPGQPHDCILFSLDHYFIEPQDMFGATDQLIFYDGPQANPANIIAQVGNFNFEDDGGGGVCYQVKAVSGCLTVQFISDAQVAFEGFQGKWECSNGCETAQPIAVDANISNQQIIEFVSTPAITASITNIECPQISYGTFQAADPAGLGLERGLLLTTGSLAWAPGPNTDPGNGNFDSDNGAPGDPALDYLSQLSGNDFPSENACIVELDVYAATNELTFEYIFGSEEYQEFVGLEYNDIFAFLISGPGITGDPNISNQLNIAVLPDGNGTPVEINNVNQLANWQYYRNNNNGVATQYDGLTSDFLGIKKSLTARAEVQPCNTYHLKLAIADRGDAFFDSGVFISELKGGTPQLSVNFNSGIDYLAEGCANTPDELAISLTVPPNDTIAYQVEVGGTASLGFDYLLDVPDSVVFLPGETNLVFPITVLSDLETEATETIIIRLANDFGCGEVVYSELLINLSDQLRVEINAGQDTAYICQDSTVRLQAAGADSYFWSPVGLFDDPAVASPAVSPDSSLWVTVEGVLGPCVAYDSIFLQRTVPAIEVQPADSVAICRGDSIQLVANNNVNGAGLLWSPASGLDSPTAERPMATPLENTTYIATIALNGCVFRDSVFIDVAAFDFPAVIPDTAICENYGVQLAEMIHPDSTTTLFQWSPATGLNSDSIAAPLAFPTETTTYQLIAAAANGACSDTASVTVAILAADVDIANPDTVEICRGDSVALSASTNTGDADGLLWSPDDGSLSGSSGLAVVAAPEVSTWYYATFQQGGCTVKDSVFIRVDSLPDGFIMAEPAAGIYCPGDTVQLLSADYESAFYPDIEHFWSPGDGLATADTLLNITLTTQNTTLYRRITTNHACRDTAEILIRVFEGPPASGLQVEGPAGPVCAGDSIRLSAFVAGGGMGQFRWEGSDGSSQAGASVAFGPAEPVAYTLTYVSEGGCDTLATSLAIDVQPGLAVSLEASFPGFANTQQGNPIILDALANQPPPLDFTWTLNQAVIQQGADLFNYEDVLIADPSVYTVFAQNPESGCRDSASLAFDVAPPVIEVPNAFSPNGDGVNDFFTYVAAGNVRQVLELKVFNRWGQLVYDGDSSNPADFKGWDGTFKGQPQPSEVYFYLIRLERYDGMVEVRRGEVGLLR, from the coding sequence ATGAATAAAATCCCAAAACTTTTCTTCCTGCTGATTGGCCTGCCGATATGCCTGTTGGCTCAACCGGCCAATGACGATTGCAATGCTCCAATCCACCTGGGCGTGGCGCCTGCCTGTCCCGACTCCGTTTTCTTCTCTAATGTAAACGCTACTGCCTCCAATACTGGCACAGGCGCCCCGCCTTTCTGTTTCAATGGCGGCGCTGTAGAAAACGACATCTGGTTCACCTTCACCGCCAGCGACACCATCTACGATTATACCATAACCCTGGCTGGAATGGCCGATGGCTCCGGCGCCGCCATTGTCAATCCTCAGATAGCCCTGTACCGGGGAGATTGTGCCGGCGGCCTGGCCGAACTAGCCTGCGCTTCGGCACAGGCCGGAGCAAAAGAGGTGGAACTCAATGTGGAAGGCCTTACCCCCAGCATCACCTATTTTCTTCGGATAAATGATTATTCCCCTTCTCTCACCCCAAATTGGGGAGCTTTTCAATTGTGCGTATCCGAAAAACAGCCCGTTTACACCATTGATGAAGGGAGTTCAACCGCCTGCTCCGGAGTGCTTTACGACAGCGGAGGGCCGGATGGCGATTATTCCAACAACGAAAACCACACCTTTACGATCTGCCCCGGCCAACCGCACGATTGCATCCTGTTCAGCCTGGACCACTACTTCATCGAGCCGCAGGATATGTTTGGCGCCACCGACCAACTCATCTTTTACGACGGCCCCCAGGCCAACCCGGCGAACATCATCGCCCAGGTGGGCAATTTCAATTTTGAAGACGACGGCGGCGGGGGCGTTTGCTATCAGGTGAAAGCCGTCAGTGGTTGCCTGACTGTTCAATTCATCTCCGATGCCCAGGTCGCCTTTGAAGGATTTCAGGGGAAGTGGGAATGCAGCAACGGCTGCGAAACCGCCCAGCCCATTGCCGTCGACGCGAATATTTCCAACCAGCAGATCATCGAATTCGTCTCTACTCCTGCGATCACCGCCAGCATCACCAACATAGAATGCCCGCAGATCTCCTACGGCACCTTCCAGGCTGCTGATCCGGCCGGCCTCGGGCTGGAGCGCGGGCTGCTGCTCACCACCGGCAGCCTGGCCTGGGCGCCTGGCCCTAATACGGACCCCGGCAACGGCAATTTCGACAGCGACAACGGCGCTCCCGGAGACCCCGCCCTGGATTACCTCTCCCAGTTGAGCGGCAACGATTTCCCGTCTGAAAATGCCTGCATTGTCGAACTCGACGTCTATGCTGCGACCAACGAGCTCACCTTCGAATACATTTTCGGCTCCGAGGAATACCAGGAGTTCGTCGGCCTGGAATACAACGACATTTTCGCTTTCCTCATCTCCGGGCCCGGCATAACCGGAGACCCCAACATCAGCAACCAACTGAATATTGCTGTACTGCCAGATGGAAACGGGACTCCGGTAGAGATCAACAACGTCAACCAACTGGCAAACTGGCAATACTACCGCAACAACAACAACGGCGTGGCTACCCAGTACGACGGACTGACCTCTGATTTTCTGGGTATAAAAAAGAGCCTGACCGCCCGCGCGGAAGTGCAGCCCTGCAATACCTACCACCTCAAACTCGCCATTGCCGACCGCGGAGACGCCTTCTTCGATTCCGGGGTGTTTATTTCTGAACTGAAGGGTGGAACGCCCCAGCTATCCGTCAACTTCAACTCGGGCATCGACTATCTGGCGGAAGGCTGCGCCAATACGCCGGATGAACTGGCCATTTCGCTGACCGTTCCCCCCAACGACACGATCGCTTACCAGGTGGAGGTCGGAGGCACCGCTTCCCTGGGTTTCGACTATCTGCTCGACGTACCGGACTCCGTTGTGTTCCTGCCGGGAGAAACCAACCTGGTTTTCCCCATCACCGTACTATCCGACCTGGAAACCGAAGCTACCGAAACCATTATCATCCGCCTTGCCAATGATTTTGGCTGTGGCGAGGTGGTCTACTCGGAACTCCTGATCAACCTCTCCGATCAGCTACGCGTAGAGATCAACGCCGGGCAGGACACCGCTTATATCTGCCAGGACAGCACCGTCCGCCTGCAGGCTGCCGGCGCCGATTCCTACTTCTGGTCTCCGGTTGGCCTCTTCGATGATCCTGCCGTCGCCAGCCCCGCCGTCAGCCCGGATTCCAGTTTATGGGTTACTGTAGAAGGAGTGCTGGGCCCCTGCGTTGCTTACGACTCCATTTTCCTACAGCGGACCGTGCCTGCTATTGAGGTGCAACCGGCTGATTCCGTTGCGATCTGCCGAGGCGATTCTATACAACTGGTTGCCAACAACAATGTAAACGGCGCCGGCCTGTTGTGGTCGCCTGCTTCCGGGCTGGACAGCCCCACCGCCGAACGCCCGATGGCTACTCCCCTGGAAAACACCACCTATATCGCTACTATTGCCCTCAACGGTTGTGTGTTCAGGGATTCCGTTTTTATCGATGTGGCGGCATTCGACTTTCCCGCTGTCATTCCCGACACGGCTATTTGTGAAAACTACGGCGTACAGCTCGCCGAAATGATCCATCCGGACAGTACCACCACCCTTTTTCAGTGGAGCCCCGCAACCGGGCTGAACAGCGACAGCATCGCCGCCCCCCTGGCCTTTCCAACCGAAACGACGACGTATCAGCTCATCGCGGCTGCCGCCAACGGCGCCTGCTCCGACACGGCCAGCGTCACCGTCGCCATCCTGGCAGCCGATGTAGACATTGCCAATCCGGATACTGTGGAAATCTGCCGGGGCGATTCGGTGGCACTGTCGGCAAGTACCAATACAGGCGATGCCGACGGCCTGCTGTGGTCGCCCGATGACGGCAGCCTCAGTGGCTCTTCCGGCCTGGCCGTAGTAGCCGCCCCCGAAGTTTCCACCTGGTATTACGCCACCTTCCAACAAGGCGGCTGCACCGTCAAAGATTCCGTTTTCATTCGCGTCGACTCCCTGCCGGATGGCTTCATAATGGCCGAACCGGCCGCAGGCATCTACTGCCCGGGGGATACCGTACAACTACTTTCCGCCGACTACGAATCCGCTTTTTATCCCGATATAGAACATTTCTGGAGCCCCGGCGATGGTTTGGCAACAGCGGATACGCTTTTGAACATCACCCTAACCACTCAAAACACCACTCTTTACCGGCGCATTACAACCAACCACGCCTGCCGGGACACGGCAGAAATCCTGATCCGCGTTTTTGAAGGGCCGCCGGCGAGCGGCCTGCAGGTCGAAGGGCCAGCGGGGCCGGTTTGCGCCGGAGACAGCATCCGGCTTTCCGCTTTCGTCGCCGGCGGCGGCATGGGGCAGTTCCGGTGGGAAGGCTCGGACGGCAGCAGCCAGGCCGGCGCCTCGGTGGCATTCGGGCCGGCCGAGCCGGTTGCCTACACGCTTACGTACGTCAGCGAGGGCGGCTGCGATACCCTGGCAACCAGCCTGGCTATTGATGTGCAGCCCGGACTTGCCGTTAGCCTGGAGGCCAGCTTCCCGGGCTTTGCCAATACCCAGCAGGGCAACCCCATTATCCTGGATGCACTCGCTAACCAACCTCCACCGCTGGACTTCACCTGGACGCTCAACCAGGCGGTTATCCAACAGGGCGCCGATCTATTCAATTATGAAGATGTGCTCATCGCCGATCCTTCCGTGTACACCGTTTTCGCACAAAACCCGGAAAGCGGCTGCCGCGACTCGGCCAGCCTGGCCTTCGACGTGGCGCCGCCCGTTATCGAAGTCCCCAACGCCTTCTCGCCCAACGGGGACGGGGTAAATGATTTCTTCACTTACGTCGCCGCCGGCAATGTCCGGCAGGTTCTGGAATTGAAGGTTTTCAACCGCTGGGGGCAGTTGGTTTATGACGGCGATTCCTCCAACCCGGCGGATTTCAAAGGCTGGGATGGCACGTTTAAAGGGCAGCCGCAACCGTCGGAGGTGTATTTCTACCTGATCCGGCTGGAGCGGTACGATGGGATGGTGGAAGTGAGGCGGGGGGAGGTGGGTTTGTTGCGGTAG
- a CDS encoding cytochrome c: MALFLFNCERKPHRQGEILYQNFCANCHMDDGSGLAGNIPPLAQSDYVAQNQGRLACIIRYGMEGEVVVNGKMYLNPMAGIPQLSEFEIANIINFINQAWGNDYGYLPLKAVREGLEGCENEGNPGTISNE, from the coding sequence ATGGCCCTCTTCCTGTTCAACTGCGAACGCAAGCCCCACCGCCAGGGCGAAATCCTCTACCAGAACTTCTGCGCCAACTGCCACATGGACGACGGCAGCGGGCTGGCAGGCAATATCCCTCCCCTCGCCCAGTCCGATTATGTCGCCCAAAACCAGGGCCGCCTGGCCTGCATCATTCGCTATGGCATGGAAGGAGAGGTGGTGGTCAACGGAAAAATGTACCTCAACCCCATGGCCGGCATTCCCCAACTGAGCGAGTTCGAGATCGCCAACATCATCAACTTCATCAACCAGGCCTGGGGCAACGATTATGGCTATTTGCCGCTGAAGGCGGTGCGGGAAGGGTTGGAGGGGTGTGAGAATGAGGGCAATCCGGGAACCATCTCAAATGAGTGA